Sequence from the Hylaeus volcanicus isolate JK05 chromosome 1, UHH_iyHylVolc1.0_haploid, whole genome shotgun sequence genome:
TCACGAGAAAAACTCGTGACGATCATAATAACTAAGCTTCATGGAGCTGATAACAAAGATGACcaaaattcttatatattacgattttgatataatatattatatattattgttattattattattatacataacaaatttcgaataacaaacgaAAGCTAAACAACTTCAGATTAGATTATTGAGTAAAACTAGCAATCTGAATAATACAGCCACAATATTGTTACGAATAAAGTGACATGTAGAATTTCTATTTGACATTTATTATtgagataaaattttgcccatctccgcTTTCTTATTTCTGAGAAAAAGGTCATCAACAATAAAAGGTAGATTCATATCTAGATCAATCATTTCGAATAGCGCATGAAAggtaaacaattttcgattAGATATTTATCGAGTTAAAGTACAAACTTCACGTTGAATGAATAACAGCTTACTTGAATATCtcttcgatcgaataaacataTACAGAACTTCTATTTACCATCTGCGATTTAAACAAGATCCTTCTCATTTTTGACAGTTAGAACAttgaaaagattttaaaaactccctttttatattcttgaaaGAGTTAATTATCACAGGTGACAACTGAATTGCCGAGAAACTAGCGTAAAAAGTCACGCCTTCGTCGATCAACTTTGAACGGAAACCGATTTTCCGCAACCGTCTCGTTAATCGTGATCGTAGTCACTTTTTCCCCCGCTAGACGCGCAAATAATCGCGAGTTTCGTATTTCCGACGTAGGCGGGAGATGAATGAGCTAAGACGGGAATAAATATTCCGCGAATTGACTTTCATGAATAACACGGAGTGTTAGAGCGACCAGCGTCGACGACTCGATGtcttattatataataaaccTCACGACGATTCCAACGGGCTCTCCGAAGcgatcgaatgaaaaataacggCGAGAATATCAGTGGTACAtataatggaaatttatttcctcgcTGGCCTCTTCGCCGGCGTATCAATCGATGCGTCGATCGTGCGTTCCAATAAGACTACAGGTGAGTGACCCAAGGCTAGTCTACACTCAAGGCAAGGCCAGCGGTAATTACTCGCTACTCGATACGTTCGAGTCTTTAAATCGCGGGTATCGTTTTTCCATTCTCTGAGAGTGAGTCGTTACGGTTTCTGTCTTAAGGAGATCGTCCAATCAAGTAAAACCATAGTTAAACCATAGGAAATACAGAAAAGAAACCTTTTGGTAATTATTAGTATACATCTTGAGGCAATAAcgcgaaaatttctttaacatttttgtttaaaatttacgaTAATATCTGTTCCCAAAATGAGACATTCTTTTGAAACTTAACATTTTTACCAATAGACGTATTGAAATTGATGCTGTCTGATCTCTTGGAATTTAATCCGATGTATTTCTGTGGAATAGACGTCTATGAATTATGCTATTGACAGGACTAGATCGTACGAGacttattataaaatagacTTATTCGTAAGTTTGTTATAAAGAAATCATAGAAAATAcgacaaaaaaattgtttgtgatatgtaatataattaacccattcgctgtcgggtaaatttaaaacatttcgcTTTAGGCGCCAGTATCTAATGCAGATGTGTACTCTAGGTTATTagtttgataataaaaagcgaTATTGAATTTGTTGCTTTCAAAAGAAAGTCTACTATGAACTTATCGCGTAGTTATctaaattttgcatatttgtATACTAGAGACTCTATGAACACAAcgaattcgtaaaaataattgcaaactGAATGCAAGATGAGTAACAGCGTTGTTGGTACCTCGACTCGACTCAACTCATAGACGGTACACTTATCGCTATGACTCAAAGAGTTAACGGGCGAATTCGAGGATCGAATGAACGCAGAGGTACCCTCggacaaattgaatttcgaacGATCATTGTGTAACCGGAGAGCCGGCTGGAATCATTGACGCAAGCTGCACCGGTACTTATGTAAGATCGAGGCATCATTCTTTTCGCGTAGCGTCCGCGTCATAGGGCGAACAATGAGATGCCACTGGCTGAGCACTTTCTTTCGGTGAAAATGTTCCGGATGCGACCTGTCGGGAAGTTGCACAAGGTGGCACGAAATTTTGCAGATTATTCCACGTTTCTGCGTTTCTCGCGCTGTACGCAAGCTGCTCTTCCAGCAAATTGCAGGGTATTCGGACGACGGAAACATTTGCAGTTTATCAAACGGAAAAAGATGTTacgtttcttctgtttcttttgCTGCGCGAATAAAAGCAGTAAGCAGCGATTACGCACATTTCGAAATAACTCTTTTGCACGCGTTTGCGAAACATGGTCGAATGCTGTTTTCTTAAAGCGTGAGACTTTTAATTAACTGGAAAGATGTACCGTACGATAAACGGATATCTTGTGTAACGCTAAAGACGGCTTTATCCCACATtaacgatgaaaaagaaatttaattgcatttcaaGAGATTGTTCCGTAGAACAGTCGGAATTTAGATTTCATGGATCGATTAGGCGGGATGTTTAGTAACGAACAGGAACATTTGATTTGCTGATATTCTCAACGAGAGTATTACCTTACGTAAGGGAAGCAAGTTTGAATTGAACCAAATCGAACCATTTTCGAcacttgttttaattataatatctttaacgaagaaatcgaaaatacattcgttaattatcattttatgcATTCACTGTATGTATAGTTACATTAGGATTACAAAAGTTATCGTTTCGTATTGTCTTCAGGTGCTGTACAAAGTGCTGTCGATTGGTCACCGTCGTTACAACGTGCCATCCCGTTCGCCCTACAATCTATCGGAGGGCGTGTCGCGCACGAGGAGTCGTCATCAGATGATGAATCTCAAGAGGAACCGTCGAGCGATCCTGAACGGTTCCGACTGCGAAGACAATAGCAGCAGCGGCGACGAGGAGTTTCCACAGGTGCGAACTTTATCTTTAGAAGCGTGAGAGGCAATTCTTAAAATGTTAGGTTACCGTGTAACTTTTGCAACGAAACGTTGCGATGATAAGTTTCGTCGTTTGTGGAGTTGAATACTTAGTAAATGTAGAGATTTATTTGCGAATAcaatagtatttattaaatcatctaatttctttccttgctaaaatgaattactttctattaatttttgtaccgTTACTTTATATTAATAGTGCATAAACGACATCACTAAACACGtcacatttttaatacaaaagaatGTCGAATAGGAGAAAAACAAGATTATGTAATTCCCCGATAAGTTTTTCATTCAAGTTTCGACCAAGCGTAACAGTATTTGCAGTTCTAGGTAGATTCGAAACAGATTCAAGTTTTCTTTCAAGTAAATAAATCAGAATACTAGAATTTCAGGTTTACATTTTTTCGTGTCACCGTTTTTTAAACACAAGTTGTACGTTTGATAGGGGATATCATTTGCATGGTCAAAGTGTTACAAAGTATGAATACAAATATCATCTGAATTTAATTCGAAACTAGTAATCTAGTCATGTATACGAGAACAAGCCGCTAGAGATAAAAGAACGAAGCAACTGGCATAATTGACCGCCACCCTAGCTATGATATCTGCAATTAAgcaacaattttcttctctcGGTTGCGTACATTTTCCTCATTTCGCTTGCTCCTGTTCATTAAATGATAACTGACACGACGACAATAATTATCGTCCTCATCGTGTTCTCGATTACACCTTGTTTacttcgattaattattttgttttctgctAGGAGATCAGTGCATCTGATCGTTACGGATACCGCTCTTACAACGCGAGACCTCTTGCAACGATACCCGCGTAATTAACAATCgatttacaattattgtaGATGGACGATGCAATACGGATATCGTGTCGGTAATAAGCGCTCGGATAACTGAAACTTATATAAACTAGACGTTTCAATCACCATCGATCTCGTTGCCAGGATAAACTGCTTGGTGTCCGGTAACCAGTATCGATTGCCACGTTTAATTACAAATCCCCTCGTTAATAAGATTTCGAATTCTCTTGATTTTCGTTATTGACGAAGCGGAGTCACACGAGAGTAAAGCTGTTTCTTGTTTGACAAGagagataaataaagaatacgaTAAAATGAGATCGAGTAAACACGATATTAGCGCGAGGTGTCGGAATCGATGAATTCGTTTGCAAAATTACTCAAGTTGAAATTGTAGATAATCAGAGATAAACGATAGCGGTAGTTATgggaaaaagggaaaaacgAAATGTGGAATTAGGTTTCAGAGAAATTCCTAGGCTGCGTAACAAGCCATTAAATCTCATAGAATCGCGCAGCGTCTGGTTACAAATACAGatgaattgtatttcaaagaAAAGGAGCACTAATCGTGTCAATCCTAATAATTCGGGATTAAAGTTCGCGCTTAATCCAATTATGCTTGTTGATTCATTTCAGACTGTTAGGCGGAGGCTCTTGTCAAACCCAGCACCACAGAACAACACCAAGCTGCAGGCCGGCCTGGATCGCGTGTACCAAGAcatagagaaattaaaaagtaagtTGAACGATCacaaactttaaaaaatcatttatatacaaacaaaGGAATTCTTCAATTAGTATCCAAGGATCGACGCATCGTTCGAACATTATTGTTTTGGCCCGTTTGTGATTTACACAAACACGAAAAACATGCAAAATGAATGCAGTAAACATGTATGGAGTTCtgtaaacgaaattatatgaTTGCATCAACTTACGTCACACGAGTATTTACGTagatacataattatattaatttcagaaatatttattcacgatCGTTTAATACGAGTTTGCCATATTAGCGTTCGCGATTAATGCATAATATCTGCAGATTAACAATTATATATCAACGAGATGCTAGAATCTACACGAAATACTTTACGAATTGGTTAGATTGTTAATTACTAAACGAAACTTCGGGTTCTCGCGAAAAAGAATTCCAGCCTGGAAAGGTTAACCGATTACGTTTTATCTGACATTTCGTATTAATAACCGGCGGTGCACGTTTAAGCACGATACGTGCGACCGAATGTGTACCATTGATGAACAGGTCCTCGATTGcgagttatttaaaaataacgatttGATTAAAGCGCGAACAGGGTGGAAATACACAcgccaaatatttttttcacaatCGCGTGCTGGTTATCCGAGAATCGTTTCAACTTTTCTCGTTAGGATAGATCTAcgacaatatttacaattctcTCGCAACTAAGAATTTAGAAGTGCTTCAGAAGTGATGaatattgttttgattttcgttactgaacgaaataataaaactggCACGTAATGGCATTATAACGACTGAAAATATCAGAATTTGTATACAGATGTATGGACAGAATTTTGTCGTTTTAATATACatggaaattataattcttcggtcataaatttttataggaaaaagAACACTTGCAATTTTCAAACATGACGCcataaaatgaattcgatgtcaataatatttctaaaaatatcttGAAGTACAAAAGGTTAATATGTTTGTTGAATCGTTATTTCTGTTGATCGGATCGATTTACGCTGTAATCAATAAAACCTGTGATATTTTCAGGACTCGAAGCGAGACCCGCTGAAATACTTTTACCACCTCTTTCCGGTGGCACGGCGGGCGAATTGGATTGCATCCTGTGCTGTCGACTTTTATGGAAACCCGTGACGACGCCGTGTGGGCACACGTATTGCTGGATGTGTTTGGATCGTTGTCTGGACTATTCCTCAGCGTGTCCTCTGTGCGTCACGTCTCTCGCCGATGTAAGTAGTCTTTTCCTCTCCAGATAACGATCACTCGGCATATTAAACCGTAATCTTCGCCGTGCATAacgaaaaaagtgaaaaatagtAGGAATTATAGGGAAACACACAgacttttaaatttcatattaactattgagccgttcattgcacaaatcgattaactccgtgaaacaaaaagtatgCGTCATTGAGATTTTCATATGTCtgtcttaaaataaatatataaaacaatacaaatGGTTCGAtctctttttacaaatatcataacagatgatttaataattaaaataattatatgcgTTTTCaactttctcttttatttcgtGATTATCAATATTGGAACTGTGTATACGTTAGAGAGATATGACACAAGTTCaacgtttgaatttcatttcaggTTGTAGTCGGAATATGTCGTAAATTTTCCCTACACCTTTACAatgatttttatgtatatcacacaaagaagaaatattaatgttacaatgagaaaaatatcgagtttttatttttcaataaagaaGATGATAATCTTTGATATTTACATGTTGAAAAATGTGATGTGAAAAAAGCAATTTAagatattcttcaaaatttcattgaaaaatattaatttatttaaaaagttatatcagttttttccaacgaatcgcagttgaaaaaaatcgataCAAAGTTTGGTATCCATGTCAAGCGCAACTCCAAACATCCCGACGTGTCAACATTTCCATGAAATTCCCTACGTTTTTCGATTGAAATCTTTTACAGGCAGAAAACAGGGAACATGACGGACAGAATACTGATGTCACGTTATAGTTTTCCCCGTTTTACGCGTATCGGTTATTTCGACTTCTGATCGTTGTTTTTCCCGCGACCACGTTCGGTTGGTATCGTTTTCTCGGTCGACGGATTCTTCGGATTTTCCACGTCAATTTCCCCGGTTCCGTAAACGCGACTCGTTAGTCACGATCCGTTAATCCTGAACGACGTTCCCTGGAACACGATAACCCTCCGTGGACCGTCGAGCAACACCTGTCCGTAAATGAGACATAATACTTCCTAGCGGTTAACGATGCTGCAGATTGAAATGATTATTGTTTGCGGTCACCAGGGCCGTCGAACAGCAGCTTCCGCGTTCGTGGCGTCGTTACCAATTGTCTCCGCAAGGCATCATTGTTAATGacgttaaagaaattttgcaGCCCGCAATCTTATATCTCTTCTAATTCCCTTTCTCCTAAACTACGTTGCGTTATTACGCATCGTTTTGTCgacattatttacaattcagTTTGTTCCTATTAGGTTCACTTTGTTTATATCATAAACACACAAAACCCGCAGCCTAGTTGTAACTTGTGTATCTTCAAACAGAACGTGTCGAAATGCAATTGAACGattgatttgaaaatttgaatacacaATAGATGTCTCTCTAACGCGCAAACTAGGATTAactttctatataataaaatatttatacgcaTCGTAAGAGCGGTAATATGTCTGGATCGTTACACTCGTGTGTTATTTATCACGTTATTTGACCTATTGTACAGCatctgtataattttaaattgcccTGAAAAGTCCACAAATTATACTCACTTTCCGTTTTCATTCTTACTGTGCcggtataatataatatttctttgtataaatagTTCAAGGAAATCTTTTAATTCTCTTTCCCACTCGAAGAACTTGTTAACTTACCGAAGTAGGAATTACTTCTTCCTGAAAAACTTGTTTACCGTTCGCGTGCTATTACAAAAATGGTAATGATGTTACATGCAAATACAAATCACTGTAATCGATAACCGCAATCGGTATGTATACTCTaataacgtaacaaaaataggTTGCACGAGATACTACACATTGATCCTGACAAATAACAGTGTAAACGGTAACGGGAACGCGAACGCTACTATTGTTACCGTTTTTCTCATAATTCAAAGATGTAACAAGCGTGAAACGTACGCCAACTGCATCAACGCTCGAACAATCTACATTGCTAATCCGAGGTCTGACGCGCGCTGCGTACAACGTTGCAGgtgaaacgtttaaattcatGATTAATGGTGGTCCTCGGGGTAGACGGCCTCGAAAGCGCCTGTCAAAGGAGAACTTTGAGGATTCAGGCTCGCGAAAAAGTCACGAGACTCGCCGACGAAATCTTTTCCGTTGAAGGTTTCTCTCGAGTAGGCCGAGACTTCTGGTCGACTTACCAAAGTGTTCTTTGCTCGCAGTACTTGGCCAGCAGCCAGAAGACGGTGACGGACTTCGTGGAGAGGGCTCTGAAGACCGTAGCTCCGACGGAATACGCCTCGAGAGCGGCCAGCCACCGATTAGAGCTTGTCCAGGGACTCGGTCTTCTGGGTAGCGAGCAGATAGCAGTGTTCGTTTGCACCACGGCATTCCCGTGCGTCGCTTGTCCTCTCTTTGTCTACGAGCCCAGATACAGGCTAATGGTCAGAAGGTGCGTCGAAAGCGGGGTCCGTCAATTTGGTATCGCGGCGTGTCTCAACAGGGAAGCGACGGGGACAAAAAGGTAACTACTTCCACTCGGAATCTTCTTATTCTGTAGGTTTATGTAAGAGTCATAACTAGActacggatatttatgcatttacgacgagtgtaaatatagaaattatacaaGGATGAAAGTTTCAGTAGtttttgcattaatttctCTGATACTCGGATGTGAAGTTtatctataataattattattatttcatgaCTTTGTTGAATCTTTCAGATACGCGGAATATGGCACCATGCTCGAGATTCGGGACAGAGTTCTGTTGAAAGACGGTTGCAGTATTCTCAGCACAGTCGGTGGAAGGAGATTCAGGGTTCTCTCTGGGGGAGAAAGGGATGGCTATGACACGGCTCAAGTGGAATTCCTGAGAGACACGATGGTACAGGAAGACCAACTGTTGAACCTCCTGGAATTACACGACAAGGTAAGTGACCTGCAATTAAAtgcattcaattttaattaataattaattactcatAAAACATCGATCTCTACACTTGTAgcattcagaaaaatattcattaccaAGACAGTTTTCAATATTACACGTGTgtctataatttataataaaaatttcaaattttagtcTTAATGTCTCAGGGGCaacacgaattttaattttatttaacacttttCTGATCATTTGGCATcggaattgtttttaaatataatgctTGTATTCTAATCGCTTCGATATTTATCCGGACATCTTTTTTTATCTGGATACCtttctctgaaaatttatttcaatattttcaatgaattcaatattcacaaattccaatatttctaaaattactaattctataataattgtttgtcTCTCTCATCATCAACATTCATTTTCGTAAAAGTTCAGCCgtaaaattaaagaacaatGGCTTGCCAAATACAGCTAATGTTCTACAGTTTCTTTCCATCCATCAGCCTACACAAAATTGATCTCGGtctcattttaaaaaaacgtatCACAGCGTTCCTCCGCCTTTCCCCTAATCCGACCCCTATTCTACAATTACGCGAAAGAAACAGCAACCTTTCAAATTCACTGgaacaaaatacaattaaaaatcgtCCTCGCAGGTCCGAGCGAAAGGCAGAAGATGGTGGGACACGGTGCCATCGTCCCAGCAGTCGGAAATCCAACGGGTATTCGGTCGAATGCCAGACACCGAAGAGGATTGGCCACGACTGCCAGATGGTCCATCGTGGACGTGGTGGCTGTTGGCCATTTTGCCTCTGGGCCCGCAGTTGCAAGTGGGAATCTTAGGCACGACTAGCCTGGAGAAGAGATTAAGAGCCATCGAGAAAACTCTCGATCATATGGAGCAGAGACAGCTGACGGTGGCTCCAGCGCCGTCGGAAGGGACCACCACATCCTCGAGCATATGTCGCGATGGCGGTGGCATAACGGAGACCACGGTATCCGTCGTTCAACAGTCTTAAAATGGAAACGAATGGTTGGGAGTAGGTCCTCGCGGGACGAATCGTTTAGAGCCCTTAGGCCGTGGAGAACAAAAGGGATTCGACTTTCACTCGATGTACAAAGTACTTGCGGAGTAATTTATCGAAGATTGCCACTTTTTactcgatatacatatatatatatttaatacccGGAAGCGAGGCGAGGGAAACCCGATCTGCCTGGTTTTCCTGGATGCATCGGCTACCCCGGCTTTTCTTCTTATACTTAACCCCGTTAATTACGTTTTAACTCGAGTACCCTCTCAGTTGGTACTCGTTAAACTTATGCGTCCGAACGCCTTATCGACGGAACGATTATGCAGTTAGGAAAGACGGGACGAGGATAGCGCGGGGATATCGAGCCAGCTCGATGCCTTTCTTCGTCTAAACAGTCGAATCTTTCTGGTGGAAGCAGGGTTCGtttagaaaatcgatttcgacGTTTCGTTAACCCTTAACATGATGCGCAACGTGCGCGCAAGACTTTTTCATGAGTTGAACGTCGACTGATCGATTGGTCGTCTATAGCAGTCGAAAGATTCGGCAAGCGCACGGGGGTCTAGCAGGTCCCTATTGGGGCATACTATGTGCTGCTGCGTATGTAGATTAgctatttttgaattaaattaggaaaaattaaagggaGTATTTACAAGACAGAGATAGGGAAGAAATGGTATTTATTCAGAATTATAAAAGAGGAAAATATATTGAGAGTCGAGTACCTATTTATGTTACAATTGTGAACGTGTCTACTCGAGGGTTAACAGAACGTCGATGGGTTCTCGAAGTACTTGTAGACGTTGAGTTGGGAGCTGAAAATATTAGTCGCGTGTAGTATCGTATAGTCGCGTGGATATTGTGTAATGCAGTCTGTGATCTGAGGAAAACGAAACACTTGAGGATTCTTGCATATTCTGGGATCTTGAACAGATTCAGTAACAGAGAGTAAAAGGAATACTTCTAGATACGAACTATGGTCTGTGTATATTGATGACAGGTATAGTAGTTGATACGGTGACACGTTCACTGTCCCCTGACGCATGTATGACATACTTAAAACAAGAATGATCTCTGTAGATTGAATACTTGGACGCGTGCTGAGTATTGCTTTCgttaattctatattatttattttataagctAAATAGAATGTTGTGTTATATCTTGCTCGCAATAGATAGTGTCACGTACTTcacatttatgcaaaatttcaagtcGGTCGATTCGCTATTTTCTTGACATACCATGAgtatcaatttgaaaaatgctatttaagaaaaagtacTATGCTAGACCAAGTTTATGAATCTTGACAAGTCATTCATACACATTCTCCGCAAACttcaagaaattgaaaaacaaaaatgtcggtTTCTATAAGTTCCGAAACAGATTACTTTTGAAGAAGGAGCCTAAAGTCAAGATAGACAAATCTCTCTGTGCGTCTGTAACTATCAACAATCAACACATGCCTATTAAAAATACTGCAATACCTTCGAAATCAGAGGGGCCATTATATCTATCGATATAACTAGTTCCCTATTTCAGCAATTTATTCTCACCAACAAAATTGCGTCAAAGTCACAGCTAAAAatggagtaattttaaaaagaggTCTGAGATACATCCCGTAAAATGACTGGTTCGGTAGTTTTAGCGGTAAGGGAAAtatcctctctctctctctctctctctctctctctctctctctctctctctctctctctctctctctctctcNNNNNNNNNNctctctctctctctctctctctctctctctctctctctctctctctcgaaaTTCTGATTAATAGACCCAAAGTTCCTACCAGGACTTCACTTTTTGCTGCCAACTGTAACTTGAGTTCTGACGTATTGGTTTTCAATCGAACGCGCGTCAGACCTGGAAGTTTTGACAGGTGATAGGAATAGTAGCGCGAGAGCCTGAAAATCTTAGGTAACCACTGATTATTCGACCAAAGCAGGTGAGCCAGAAAGTCACATATCCGAGACGTAGAGTATCGTTTACCTCGGTAAGGCGTCACGGTTCTCTTTGCGCTGTTGCAATACGCAAATCTGTTCTTCCAGaatattctatatacatatatctatatgtatacacacacATTTATGTATACACGTACACGAGCATACATATACGTTGCAATCAGAGGTACGCGCGTCGTCTTTACGCTTACGTTTAGATCGTACCCGGCTCGAAACTTTTTATCTTGTAACAAATCACGCGAATATATACTCATAACGATGGTACAACGGCGAGGATGATGTATTTATTGTGGGTGTGCTGAGTACAAAACGTTCACAGGACCCGTGCGAAAGATGGGAGAGTTAGTTTTGTTTTAGCTCCGGCGTGTTCTCCGAGACGCTGGCGAAGATGAATCATTTCGAATCGTGCGAGAAGatagtttgtaatttttttttttttgataaccGTAGAGTGGAAGTACCAAGTGCCAACGAagatttactttatttataagaaacaaacattttcaattaatattacaaaagaaaccaaaaaatgttaagaaagGAATCAACAGTGTTTAACGTTTCATGTTTGACAGCTACCTTTTTTTCTAGCTTTGCGACAGTGACACGTGGCACACAATTACGAAAAATCACAGTGTGTTTAATCTTAGCATCTATGATATTTCCActcataaatttttattgcgtCATTTGTGTTCTGATTTTTGATTTTCCGTTTCTTTGAACTTTTGAATCGTCTTACATCTGTCGCTTTGCCTCttgtgaaatattcttttagtttttgttttgaaggcacttgaatataattaacgaCAAGTTGTGTAGGTATC
This genomic interval carries:
- the LOC128874783 gene encoding LON peptidase N-terminal domain and RING finger protein 3, which produces MTELAQEAFASRNYRLAVEMYERSLKHQSASFEMLIGYGDSLAKCGRIRESIGVYSRCLAVRTMPTERLKHLANALLEELAGVAASTSSRRKIETSFACPFCEGTLCQPVTTNCGHTCCKNCVELGKSCRVCGQKIVAVGETNVLVQRLVEKWWPREAEASRARHEGDILMKEGHLAQALERYNLAVHLAPNSPLHLSNRAHVLLLLNRPQASLTDADHAVRLRPDWGKGHYRRGVALSALGRHEEALFAICISVAIDKNPQAVRHELIKVLYKVLSIGHRRYNVPSRSPYNLSEGVSRTRSRHQMMNLKRNRRAILNGSDCEDNSSSGDEEFPQTVRRRLLSNPAPQNNTKLQAGLDRVYQDIEKLKRLEARPAEILLPPLSGGTAGELDCILCCRLLWKPVTTPCGHTYCWMCLDRCLDYSSACPLCVTSLADYLASSQKTVTDFVERALKTVAPTEYASRAASHRLELVQGLGLLGSEQIAVFVCTTAFPCVACPLFVYEPRYRLMVRRCVESGVRQFGIAACLNREATGTKRYAEYGTMLEIRDRVLLKDGCSILSTVGGRRFRVLSGGERDGYDTAQVEFLRDTMVQEDQLLNLLELHDKVRAKGRRWWDTVPSSQQSEIQRVFGRMPDTEEDWPRLPDGPSWTWWLLAILPLGPQLQVGILGTTSLEKRLRAIEKTLDHMEQRQLTVAPAPSEGTTTSSSICRDGGGITETTVSVVQQS